TACTGATCTGGTTGATACAAATGcacatataaaaaattttttaaaattaaacaaattaaactcAAAGATTgatatattcaaattttaaaaaagtaaaaaacttaaatatatttttaaattctcaaAAACTTAAATATTTGTAGACTAAAAAATCAAAGATCGATTTATCATTTAACTTTTATTGTGTGGATTACATCATTATTTCTTTAGGCATGGGCAAATGGctaattattgatattattttacttaatttaatttcaattatgaaaaataattgaatttacCTATACTGCTATACATACGAGATAGATAGACACTGTAAAACGTGTTTAAggttaaaaagatatgtttatattatattattgtgTTTCTTTCAAGAATGCATCCATGACCATGATATATTAATATTGGCCATTGCttagttatatatttatttaatattacgTGAATGATATGGTATCCAACACAAGTACGCAGTGGAATTCCAACGCTAATGTACAACCATAGCTTTTTTATCTTATAGGGAAAATATTCTATATCATAAAAACCATTCAAGTTATTTAATTAGCCGTATTTGAGAAATTTccttaaatttattaaaaggtATTTCCATCTTTAAGTTCAATACGCTAGGAATATCCCTTCAATAATTTTTGGATTTATATCACATTAAAGGGTAAtaataatgttatttttatttttaataatttttttatattatatttttagatgaattataataaaaaaagaaatgatattattaaataaaaataatggaaaaacataaaaagaacaTGATAGCCAAATTATTAAaacattttatttaatattcaatGCTACAATTATGTTTGTTCCTATGAATTTGTGGtctagttatttatttataatttattaagtAATTTAGATTGATAGAAAAAAGGTTGCTTCACTGATGAGTCATGAGTTAAATGATATCCATTTTTTTCTATCaacaattatataaatattcaaATGATTTAAGTGAACCAACTCTCATacattatttataaattttataggCTTAGAAAGGTAATAATTCATGCTAATAAGAATCACTTATACGCAACATCCACAAAAGCTACCAAAGACACGAAATGCTAGGAGCTTAGCCGCAAagttaaacataaaaaaaaaagcactTACTGATTCATTAATCTGTGGGTTAATTAACTTAACTTTGTTCAGAAGCATATGCAGGGATATTCTCGTAATTTccgttttaaaaaaataaagaaatagaCTACTGAATCGAATCTACTTGGCCCATGAGAAGAAGCGTGGCGAATCTACGTACCGTTCCTCGTTTGACAAATCTACCCTTCACTCGAACCCCGAAATCCCATAAAAAGTAGATTTTCGGGGTTATCCGTAGGGGTATAACGGAAATTTCATCTTGCGCCCACTGACTTGTATATAAACCGCGTCGTAGTTAAGCTCCCTGGAAGTACTTACGCAGAATTCGTTGCAATTTGCAAAGCAAGgaaaaataagagagagagagagagagaaagttaGAGAGAGAAACAAACCCTAATTTTGTTactgttgctgttgttgttcttcttcttctgcaaagGAATCCCAATTCAGACCCAATTTGAAGGCTTTAGGATTCAATTGGGGAAATTTGAGAACCCTAAATTCGTTCCCGAAGACGGCGTTTGAAGATGATTGTGAGCCAGAACATGGTAGCGGAAGCGGAGATTATCTGTAAGCAGAGTATTCCGATGCTGGACATGAAGTATCATCTGTGCGTGACGCAAGAACAAAACGTTAAGATTGAGGTCTCGCCAACCTCTCCTGTCCCCATATTTGGTCAAGtacgcttttttttttttgttccctTCTCAATTCCATTCTACACATACTTATCCCTTTAAATCCCTCAGAATAAAAATTAGGTTTTTTTGTTTCAATTGGGATACGTGCTTTGGTTAAGGAATCTGGTGTTTCCTTTTATTTGTTGCGCCTCTTAATTTTCTGGGATGTTTGTTTGGTTGATTATTCTGTATTAAGTATTCTGGAGTTAGCTGTGAATTTGCGTTAGTTAATAGTTAATTATCAAATCTGAAATCGGTATTATGAATATGATGATGTTTCTATCTTATTTCAATTGGTGGATGTGGTGAAGACGAAGATCTTATGCTTCGACTAGTTCAGTGTTTTGCAGAGATTTGTGAACCCGAATTTTGGAATATAGTGTTTTACTAAATACTAATCGAGCCCCAAAATAAAAAGGCTGAAAATTTTAATCACTTTTTGCTGGTAGGCTCTATGAGCTTTAGTGATCAGGCTTATGTTCTGTTTGTTTCACCGTTTTTGTGTTGATGTGCTAACTGAGTATTGTATTTGTGTTAGGGTGCATGCTCTGAGGTTCAAGATTCCATTTTGGAGACTCCTGTGATTGAGTTTGTTCCAAATGTGCGTTCTGGTAGCTTTGCAGAGATTGGACCACGCATATCTATGGATGATGAACACATTCGGATAGATGATCTAGCTGGCCACCTTGGATTTGTGTTCAAGTGTCCAATGCCGAGTGCATTTTATGCAGTTTTTGATGGGCATGGAGGGCCTGAAGCAGCTGcttttgttaagaggaatgctATGAGGTTATTTTTTGAAGATGCTCATATGCTGCAATCATATGACACCGATTCACTTTTTCTGAAGAAATTGGAAGACACTCATCGGAGAGCTTTTATACGGGCAGACCTTGCCTTGGCTGATGAACAGAGTGTTAGTAGTTCATGTGGGACTACAGCATTGACTGCCCTTATACTTGGAAATCATTTGCTGGTTGCCAATGCTGGAGACTGTCGAGCAGTTCTTTGCAGGAGAGGTACGGCTGTAGAGATGTCTCAAGATCATAGGCCAAGTTATTTGCCGGAAAGGAGGAGAGTGGAGGAATTGGGCGCCTTCATTGATGATGGATATCTTAATGGCTATCTTTCGGTAACTCGTGCCCTGGGTGATTGGGACTTCAAGTTTCCACTTGGTATTGCATCCCCTCTTATAGCAGAGCCAGATGTTCAACTGGTTACTTTGACGGAAGAGGATGAGTTCTTAATCATTGGGTGTGACGGGATCTGGGATGTTATGTCCAGCCAAGTTGCCGTTAGCCTTGTTCGTCGCggattaagaaggcatgacgaCCCACAGCAAAGTGCCCGGGAACTGGTGAAGGAAGCATTGCGCCTAAATACATCAGACAATCTCACTGTGATTGTCATATGCTTGTCCCCTGTCCAAAGCATTGTTGAGTCATGTTCTTCGCCCTGGAGAAGAAGATTCAAGGCTTGTAACCTGTCTGAAGAGACCCGAAATAGATTGAAAAGCTTGTCAGAGTAAAAAGTGGGATTGTAAATTGCAATTCTAATGATTCAGAAATGTTCCTTTCATTTGAAGATTAATCTGTTCTTTAGGCTTTCAgagttaaaaaagaaaaaagaaaaaaatgaaaaaggcaACCAGCAGTTTTGTAGGGATAGAAAGGGATATTTGGTGGAGTTAGGGGGGAGACCTATTTAATTGGGAGTTCTGATTTTCCAGTTTATGTTGGTACATGAAGAGACAAGTGTAACTAATTTTGGCGGAGTAGGAAGGGTCCCTCGTCATCgttgttttgattttttagCCCCTTGCATTGTTAATGCTTTTTGGTGTAAATAAGATATGAACTAGACTTATCATCATTCAGCAATGCTTTGCTCTTTGTAGTTTTGCATGAAAACCCCATTCTTACATTCTTACATTATTATCTAGCATATCACCTTGAATGGCGATTTATTTGACACGTTATAGTTTCGAATCTTGGTTGTGTTATTATTTGAACCTTTTATTGctgtatgtatgtatgtttgCTGGTGGGGCTAACCTAGCATGGAGGAAATATCATCCTTTGGCACTCTATGATGATAATATGATTAACCAATCCCTCATCCCATCTTTTCTGAGGATATTTTCTTGGTCgtgtataaaatataatcaaaaggaTCACGTGTTGTGATTCATATGTTGTCCGTTTGTATTGCAAGGAAGGTGTGGGTAGCACTGCATAACCTTTGCTAAGGTAAGGTAAGGTGTATAAGGCCGTTATTTCCTTATTATCCATTTATTATAGTAGCCCCTCTCTACACTTCTAAATCAAAATGAATGGTTTAGCTTTATTAACAACACAACCAAATTTTCACTTACCTAATTATCTTACCTTAGTAATATTAACTTTGTAATTCGCCTGCTACAACTTTTAATTCTCATTTTATTccttttattataatatatataagagTGGCGTATTGTAATTTGTGAGTCCAAGCTTTGCCTTTAAAAAAGCACAGCCACCAAACAGAATATTTCAAAGGAaacattatcatcatcatcaacggTCCAAGATAGCTGCCAccaaataatacataataaataatcaGAAAACCCCGAAAATGAAGGGCCGAGATcgaatcaaacactaatttctTTTGTTCTGTGTTTCACTGTTTTGTGCGTTGTGTTAGGTTAATAGGTTCAGAAAAAAGAGGAGAGAAAGTGCGGTGAGtcgaaagagagaagagaagaaaaatggCTATGGCGAACTTGGCGAGGAGAAAGGGTTACCTGCTTGCGACGAAGAGCGTGTCATCGGAGACGCTTAGATACTCTCTCTCGCTCTCTTCGTTCATTAGGTCGAGAGGATTCGCCTCTGGATCTGACGAAAACGACGTCGTCGTCATCGGAGGTGGCCCCGGCGGCTACGTCGCTGCCATCAAGGCGGCTCAGCTCGGTCTCAAAACCACTTGCATCGAGAAGCGCGGCGCCCTCGGTGGCACCTGCCTCAACGTTGGATGCATCCCTTCCAAGGTCCTTCCTTTCCATTTCGATTCCTCTTCTTCCTTCCCAATCAATGAACTTTCGATTGCTCCCCCAATTCTATTATAATTTTCATTGCTTTCTCGGAATTGATTGCAACTGTGCTCATTAGTCACATTCTGTTTTACTTCTGCTCTGCTTTAGATTTGTATGTTGCGTTATTTTTACACCTGCTTGTGTGAATGAGTTAATTTGATTCATTAAGATCATAGTTAAGGTATAAGCATTCATAGGAACTGGATTATCAACGTTACAAAATCAGTTTCGTAAATAGCTTAAGGCGAACTAGAAAGGTTGTAATACTTTTGTTGAGGTTTTAATTTGCTTCCATGTGTAGTTCAAGAATACTTGTGGTATAATTTCTAACCAATCTACTCGTTTATGGTTCCTTCATATCTTGGTGTAGGCGCTCTTGCATTCTTCCCACATGTACCATGAGGCCCAACATGCATTTGCCAACCATGGGATCAAGTTCTCCTCTGTTGAGGTTGATTTGGCAGCCATGATGGCTCAAAAAGATAAAGCTGTTTCTAATCTTACCCGGGGTATTGAAGGTTTGTTCAAGAAAAACAAGGTGAGCTATGTCAAAGGATATGGTAAATTTGTTTCGCCCTCTGAAGTATCAGTGGAAACCCTCGATGGTGGGAATACTGTCGTGAAGGGCAAGCATATCATAATTGCCACCGGTTCAGACGTGAAATCTTTGCCTGGTGTTACGATTgatgaaaagaaaattgtaTCATCTACAGGAGCTCTTG
Above is a genomic segment from Arachis stenosperma cultivar V10309 chromosome 1, arast.V10309.gnm1.PFL2, whole genome shotgun sequence containing:
- the LOC130969274 gene encoding probable protein phosphatase 2C 2; translated protein: MIVSQNMVAEAEIICKQSIPMLDMKYHLCVTQEQNVKIEVSPTSPVPIFGQGACSEVQDSILETPVIEFVPNVRSGSFAEIGPRISMDDEHIRIDDLAGHLGFVFKCPMPSAFYAVFDGHGGPEAAAFVKRNAMRLFFEDAHMLQSYDTDSLFLKKLEDTHRRAFIRADLALADEQSVSSSCGTTALTALILGNHLLVANAGDCRAVLCRRGTAVEMSQDHRPSYLPERRRVEELGAFIDDGYLNGYLSVTRALGDWDFKFPLGIASPLIAEPDVQLVTLTEEDEFLIIGCDGIWDVMSSQVAVSLVRRGLRRHDDPQQSARELVKEALRLNTSDNLTVIVICLSPVQSIVESCSSPWRRRFKACNLSEETRNRLKSLSE